From Sceloporus undulatus isolate JIND9_A2432 ecotype Alabama chromosome 6, SceUnd_v1.1, whole genome shotgun sequence, one genomic window encodes:
- the CDCA7L gene encoding cell division cycle-associated 7-like protein, whose protein sequence is MNWKQMLKLADIFNAPSDDEDFFGFGPDVPMETGSPEDSCESFDSLEARKMPRHLTQELREVFTEDTASENEEFEGFSSNEHDINDKKDVEVWASYLLHLTFYNCPFHASSGLEEDAKEAPEDNSSALLKRAMNIKENKAMLAQLLAELNSLPDLFPVKTSTSTPKQKKPPRKKFSEGQIERRTNPTRNARPPEKFALENFTATALRFAEQLHNYRQQNLLKKKLKGGSLEVPKRRRLSKYGSCRPVEDITDEDLDNVAITVKDKIYDKVLGSTCHQCRQKTIDTKTICRNEGCGGVRGQFCGPCLRNRYGEDVKSALLDPDWFCPPCRGICNCSYCRKRDGRCATGMLIHLAKFYGHDNVKEYLESLQKQLAEDN, encoded by the exons atgaacTGGAAACAGATGCTCAAGTTGGCTGACATATTTAATGCCCCAAGTGATGATGAAGACTTTTTTGGTTTTGGACCTGATGTTCCCATGGAAACAGGATCACCAGAGGACAGCTGTGAAAGTTTTGATTCACTGGAGGCCAGGAAAATG CCCAGACACCTGACTCAGGAACTGAGAGAGGTTTTCACAGAAGACACAGCTTCAGAAAATGAAGAGTTTGAAGGATTTTCTTCAAATGAGCATGACATCAATGACAAGAAAGATGTGGAGGTGTGGGCCTCATATTTGTTGCATTTAACTTTTTATAACTGTCCATTTCAT GCATCTTCAGGGTTGGAGGAAGATGCTAAAGAAGCACCAGAGGATAACTCTAGTGCCCTGCTGAAAAGAGCCATGAATATCAAAGAAAATAAAGCCATG CTTGCCCAGTTATTAGCAGAACTGAATTCTCTACCTGACCTGTTTCCAGTTAAAACCTCTACCTCAACCCCT aaACAGAAGAAACCCCCAAGGAAAAAGTTTTCTGAAGGCCAGATAGAGCGCCGTACAAACCCAACAAGGAATGCTCGCCCACCAGAGAAATTTGCCTTGGAAAACTTCACTGCAACTGCACTTAGATTTGCAGAACAGCTTCACAATTACAGACAACAGAACCTCCTGAAGAAAAAACTGAAAGGG GGTAGTTTGGAAGTACCCAAAAGAAGAAGATTATCAAAATATGGTTCATGCCGACCAGTTGAAGACATAACGGATGAAGATTTAGACAATGTTGCAATAACAGTTAAAGATAAGATCTATGATAAAGTTCTG GGAAGTACATGCCATCAGTGTCGGCAGAAGACAATTGACACAAAGACAATTTGTCGTAATGAAGGCTGTGGGGGTGTGAGAGGACAGTTTTGTGGGCCATGCCTTCGTAATCGCTATGGAGAGGATGTGAAATCAGCACTTCTAGACCCA GATTGGTTCTGTCCTCCTTGCCGTGGGATCTGTAATTGTAGCTACTGTCGTAAGCGTGACGGTCGTTGTGCCACAGGAATGCTAATCCACTTGGCAAAGTTTTACGGTCATGACAATGTAAAAGAATATCTTGAAAG CTTGCAAAAGCAACTTGCTGAagacaactga